The following are encoded together in the Ignatzschineria indica genome:
- a CDS encoding MBL fold metallo-hydrolase — MEQLSDYIYKLPLSLNNNPLKEVYSYLIVDNGQALLIDTGFNDEITKNRILNAIKSLNIQLKNLKVFITHLHADHSGLAGYFYEEGCEVFASIPDANIMQKIANGDFYKNIENRIILLDLIRYQLTRDILPASLFSFNSSIEFTLLKEHDIISVGNKKFKVIDIAGHTPGMIGLYDLQSQNFFGADHILDQISPNITYWDQDFPALHVFLHNLKKISSIQINTIYPSHRNLMTDHPRRAKELIAHHYNRLKEVFDICSHYQKKLSPSEVASLMEWNFRAPSWDDFPNPQKFFATNEAMAHLEYLHKEGWLYKVIDNDIAYYYI; from the coding sequence ATGGAACAACTCTCTGACTATATTTATAAATTGCCGCTTAGTTTAAATAACAACCCACTCAAAGAGGTCTATAGTTATCTAATTGTTGATAATGGACAAGCATTACTTATTGACACAGGCTTTAATGATGAAATCACAAAAAACAGAATCCTCAATGCTATCAAATCCCTCAATATTCAATTAAAAAACCTTAAAGTTTTTATTACCCATTTACACGCTGATCATTCAGGATTAGCAGGCTATTTTTATGAGGAAGGATGCGAAGTTTTTGCAAGTATTCCAGATGCTAATATTATGCAAAAAATTGCAAATGGTGATTTTTACAAAAATATCGAAAATAGAATTATCTTGCTAGACTTAATTCGCTATCAACTAACAAGAGATATCTTACCTGCATCACTATTCTCATTTAACTCAAGTATCGAATTCACTCTTTTAAAAGAGCACGATATTATTTCTGTTGGCAATAAAAAATTTAAAGTTATAGATATTGCTGGCCATACTCCAGGAATGATAGGCTTATATGACTTACAATCCCAAAATTTTTTTGGGGCAGATCATATCCTTGATCAAATATCTCCCAATATCACATATTGGGATCAAGACTTTCCTGCATTACATGTTTTTCTTCATAACTTAAAAAAAATCAGCTCAATACAGATCAATACCATTTACCCATCTCATCGCAATCTAATGACTGATCACCCTCGACGAGCAAAAGAACTAATAGCACATCATTACAACAGACTTAAAGAAGTTTTTGATATATGCTCGCATTATCAAAAAAAATTATCCCCTAGCGAAGTAGCTTCTTTAATGGAATGGAACTTTAGGGCTCCCTCATGGGATGACTTCCCTAATCCGCAAAAATTCTTTGCAACCAATGAAGCAATGGCTCATTTAGAGTATTTACATAAAGAAGGTTGGTTATATAAAGTAATTGATAATGATATTGCTTATTACTATATATAA
- the coaD gene encoding pantetheine-phosphate adenylyltransferase, whose protein sequence is MSETTAVYPGTFDPITNGHSDIIIRAARIFPKLIVAVAKISGPKKKPLFTYEERLDMAKEIFKGHENIEVIGFNDLLARYMDTIDSHILVRGLRAVSDFEYEFQMASLNRHLNPKVETIFLTPSEKYSFVSSTMVREASMLGGDVSAIVHPYVKAALERKYQERLRQESEA, encoded by the coding sequence ATGAGCGAGACAACCGCCGTCTATCCCGGCACATTTGACCCCATTACCAATGGGCATTCCGATATCATTATTCGTGCGGCACGAATCTTCCCAAAATTGATTGTCGCCGTTGCGAAGATTAGCGGCCCGAAGAAGAAGCCCCTCTTCACCTATGAAGAGCGCCTCGATATGGCCAAAGAGATCTTTAAAGGGCATGAAAATATTGAGGTGATCGGCTTTAATGATCTCCTTGCCCGCTATATGGATACTATCGATAGCCATATCTTAGTGCGTGGCTTACGCGCCGTATCGGACTTTGAGTATGAATTCCAGATGGCAAGCCTTAACCGCCACCTCAACCCCAAAGTAGAGACCATCTTCCTCACCCCGAGTGAGAAATACTCCTTTGTCTCCTCCACCATGGTGAGAGAAGCCTCCATGCTCGGCGGAGATGTGAGCGCTATTGTCCACCCCTATGTGAAAGCCGCCCTTGAGCGTAAATACCAAGAGCGACTGCGCCAAGAGAGCGAAGCATAA